The following proteins are co-located in the Paralichthys olivaceus isolate ysfri-2021 chromosome 2, ASM2471397v2, whole genome shotgun sequence genome:
- the gpr37l1a gene encoding G-protein coupled receptor 37-like 1: MIPVFFLLFLFVRSAELRHLHPESHPGLEEAGAEESFSPGRTSADRAESLRDADLRRVARGAKDGGSGRRDPHSSSGLGQPRRYDDPSGFFTTPRTDRRSAAPPGNLSSGSGLLNPLLPVSNGAYWAYAIMLLALVLFAAGIVGNLALMCIVWHNFYLKSAWNCVLAGMALCDFSVLFFCLPVVVFHELTFKRLLGDLSCRLVPYLEVTSLGVATFSLCALSIDRFHAATGPGPLQTPRVEPCQSILSKLAVIWVGSMVLAAPELLLWQLLQETVSLPSLPTDLPQSQPAGSLMSAFRARTDAFKVDICVREPSAELPESIYSLVLTYHEARMWWIFGCYLCLPLLFTLACDLVTRQVLAQRLLQRPDGDKVPGRCSSSSSSSSSSTRKKPHVREQRLRSTVMALTILYITCNLPESICNITLAYISIPESAVLPAVVLPALSLIGQFLLFVRCSATPVLLLCLCRSLGQAFMDCCCCCCEECLPEGSSSSSAAATSILSSPTSPSPSSLCPSSKEDTMKGLLGTEPAVCDRAKDPSVAIGTPC; encoded by the exons ATGATCCCggttttctttctgctgttcCTCTTTGTCCGGAGCGCGGAGCTCCGCCACCTCCACCCGGAGTCTCACCCGGGGCTGGAGGAAGCAGGGGCAGAGGAGTCCTTCTCCCCGGGGAGGACGTCCGCGGACCGGGCGGAGAGCTTGAGAGATGCCGACCTGAGGAGAGTCGCCCGCGGGGCTAAAGACGGGGGCTCCGGGAGGAGAGACCCGCACTCCTCGAGCGGTCTCGGGCAACCGCGGCGTTACGACGACCCGAGCGGCTTCTTCACCACACCGCGGACCGACCGGCGCAGCGCCGCCCCGCCGGGTAACCTCTCCTCCGGGTCCGGGCTCCTCAACCCGCTGCTCCCGGTCTCGAACGGTGCCTACTGGGCGTACGCGATCATGCTGCTCGCTCTCGTGCTGTTCGCCGCGGGCATCGTGGGGAATCTCGCGCTCATGTGCATCGTGTGGCACAACTTCTACCTGAAGAGCGCGTGGAACTGCGTCCTGGCGGGAATGGCTCTGTGCGACTTCTCggttctcttcttctgtcttccGGTGGTCGTGTTCCACGAGCTCACGTTCAAGAGGCTGCTCGGAGACCTGTCCTGTCGGCTCGTGCCCTacctggag GTGACGTCTCTCGGAGTGGCAACGTTCAGCCTCTGTGCTCTGAGTATTGATCGTTTCCACGCTGCCACCGGCCCCGGGCCCCTGCAGACGCCGAGAGTGGAGCCCTGCCAGTCCATCCTCTCCAAGCTCGCCGTCATCTGGGTTGGCTCCATGGTGCTGGCTGCCCCCGAGCTGCTCCTGTGGCAACTCCTCCAGGAAACTGTCAGCCTGCCATCGCTCCCCACTGACCTGCCGCAGAGCCAGCCGGCAGGCTCGCTGATGTCGGCATTCAGAGCCCGAACAGATGCATTTAAAGTGGATATCTGTGTTCGGGAGCCGTCTGCGGAGCTCCCAGAGAGCATCTACTCTCTGGTGCTGACGTACCACGAGGCCCGGATGTGGTGGATCTTTGGGTGCTACCTCTGTTTGCCACTGCTCTTCACTCTGGCCTGCGACTTAGTCACGAGGCAAGTGTTGGCCCAGCGTCTGCTCCAGAGACCCGATGGCGACAAGGTGCCCGGCAggtgctcctcctcctcctcttcgtcttcctcctccacaaggaaaaagccacatgtgagggagcAGCGGCTGCGCTCCACTGTGATGGCGCTCACCATCTTGTACATCACATGCAACCTGCCAGAGAGCATCTGTAACATCACCCTGGCATACATCTCCATCCCAGAGTCCGCCGTGCTCCCGGCCGTTGTTCTGCCAGCGCTCAGCTTGATCGGACAGTTCCTGTTGTTCGTGCGATGCTCCGCGACGCCGGTgttgctgctgtgcctgtgtcGATCGCTGGGCCAGGCCTTCatggactgctgctgctgctgctgtgaagagTGCCTCCCCGAAGGCAGCTCCTCCTCGTCGGCAGCCGccacctccatcctctcctcgcCCACTTCGCCCTCTCCATCGTCCCTGTGTCCTTCCAGCAAAGAGGACACGATGAAGGGCCTGTTGGGGACAGAACCGGCTGTCTGCGACCGGGCTAAAGACCCTTCAGTAGCTATCGGGACGCCGTGCTGA